The region CAGCCAAAAGAACCTCTTTGGCTTTCTTCTCGCCATGTTCGAGCATCTTTTTGGTGTTCTCGCCCAATCGATAGGTTATTTTTGGGGCCGGAATTCCATCACTGTCTTTCAGTTCTGGATCAAGCGTGACGCAGTTTGCCTCTTCCGGCAGGTCTTCTATCACCACGGTCAAGCCCGCAAGATATGGGTAAACTTCGTCCATGATCCGGCGATGTTAATTCCCCCAGGGAATAGGCTTATCAATGCCATACCCCCCCCAAAAAGCAAAGGTCATTGGCGTGGTGGACCGGCCAGAGTGAAGACCGTAGCCACGCACAAATCCGCGCGATGGATCACTTTCGTAAAACTTTTGGCTCAATATGGAACAGGCCATCGGTCCTTCGTGGCCTTTCATTGGCTCTTCAAAGACACCTGCAACCCCGGTGAGAGGATGAAACATCAGGTTCTTGCCAACGAGGCCAGAGCGATTTGCCAAACAATCCGGAAAGGCTTTTGATTTTGAGTTCAGCAGCAAACGCGGCGTGCCAACGCCGTTACAGGCCACCACAACCATTTCTGCGCTTTGTTCCTGCAGCTGCCCTTTGGCATCGAAATAAAGCACGCCGTTGGCGAGTCCTGTGTTGGCATCAACAAGAATTTCCGCAACACGTGAATTGGTGCGTAATTCAACACCTGCATTTTCTAGGATCGGCCAATAAGTGAAATTTGTGCCTCCTTTGGCACCCGCTGCACAGCCAAGATCACAAGTGCCGGCATTAACACATTTCTGTCGGCCATCGTGATCTTGGCTTAAGCTCGAAACATCCGACGGCCACCAATGCCAGCCCTTTTCATTGAAGCCTTTGGCCAGTGTTTGTCCCAATTTGCGCATTGGAATTGGCGGAAGGTCAGGATTGTAAGTTGATAGGCTGGATTGCCGCCCAATCCAGAGACGCCGGTGTTGCGGTCATTCGCCTCGTAGAAAGGCGCAAGCGTAGCATAATCAATGGGCCAATCGTCGGCCACGCCATCAAGAGTTTTTGCACTAAAATCCGATTGATCTTGGGTCCACATTGTTTTCATCCTTAACGACCAGAAACGTTGCCAGATCTCGAGACCGCATCAGTTGCCACGGCCAATAGTAGTATGGCTCTAGAGAACATAAGTTTGTCAGCGGCACTGGCACCGGACAGATCCAGCCCATTCCCAAGCGAGCCAATCACAAGTGCACCTAAAATCGCATTCCAAACAGAACCCTGCCCCCCAAATAGTGAGGTGCCGCCAATGACCGCCGCGCCAATACTCTCGAGCAACAGCGAGCCACCTGCAAACGCGGTGTAAGACACCGAACCAAAGCGGGACGCCCCGAAAATACCGCCGATCGCGGCAAGGATGCCAACAATAGCAAAGGCAGACACCCGAATGCGTTTCACATCCATCCCAACACGCCGCGCGCTTTCGGCATTGCCCCCCACAGCAAAGATCGAGCGCCCGTAAGGTGTTGATGTGGTGATCCAGCCAATCAGCGCCATCAAAAGCAGAATAAGCAAAGGCAATGACCGATATGCGTTCATTGTCAAAACAGCTGCAAAAATAAGGCATGCAAAGAACGCTACTTGACCCCATAGGGTCGCGTTGCTGTCTAACTCAAGGTGCAATGCCTTTCGCTGCGCTTGACGGCGCAAGGCCATCGCCGCAACAAACACCACCAAAAGGGCCGCGATAACCAAGCCCCAAAAATCTGGGAGCAGGACACGAGCTATCGCGCGCACAAAGGGATCACCAACGTTCAGATTTCCTGTCGGCAGGATCTTCTGCATCAGACCCTGATAGCCCAAGAGACCGGCCAAAGTGACAACAAACGAGGGTATTCCAACATACGCGACAAGCAAACCCTGTGCGGCCCCCATGACAGCGCCAACCGCGATGACAATAAGGCATGCCAACCAGCCGGGAACACCAGCCAAAACCAAAACCCCAAGAAGCGCAACGCAGACGCCAGCTGTTGCAGCAGCAGAAAGGTCGATATCGACAAGCAACAGAACAATTGTGATCCCAACAGCCAGGGTCGCGATTACCGCGGACTGCATGAACAAGTTGTAGATGTTACGTGGTCTAATAAAGATATAGCGGATTTCTTCGGCGCTTGGATCGCTGAGGTATTCATACAGCGGTACCGCAAGGCCAAAGTAGGTCCAGATTGCTGCCAGTGCGAGCAAACCAGGAACAAAGGTGCCGAACTTGGTTTCGCGCATAATGCGCAACCGATCGACGAACGTAAGTTTGACTTCAGACTGCATTTTTTGCTTCATCTATCCCACGTGTCATCGCAACGACGATTTCGTCGGGTGTCGTGTCTGCGGTGTTCCTGATTGCCACATTCCCGCCGTGTCTGATGACACAGATCCGGTCTGCAATTTCAAAAATGTCGCGCATGTTGTGCGAGATATAGATGACAGCATGGTTGGTTTCGCGCAGCCGTTTGACCACGTTCAAAACTTGGCAAGTTTGGGCAACGCCCAACGCCGCAGTCGGTTCATCCAGCATCACAACCGAACTTTCAGCCCCTACAGCCCGTGCAATCGCAATGGCCTGACGCTGACCACCAGAAAGGCCGCCAACAGTCGCGCGGACAGATTGCAGTGCGCGCACTTCTAAACGGTCGATAGCCCTCTGGGCTTTTACTTCCATTTGCAAGTCGTCAATCGGGTGCAAGAAACGCGGCAGAAACCCCCACCCAGATTTGACAGGCTCGGCCCCTAAAAACAGGTTTGCAGCCACATCAAGATTTTCACAAAGCGCGAGATCTTGGTAAACAATCTGAATGCCACGTCCGCGCCAACACCGTTCTGCACGACTGCGGTCGCAATGTCAGATGTGTCTTGACCGTTGATCAAACGCAGGGTGACTTCTGCTGCTGCACCAATTTCGTGCAAAGGACGCCAACCACATTGGGTCTGCTTGCCAAGCAACATCAACTGTTGTGCTTGGACAGTCCAGTCCAGAAACCGGAACTGTGCCTGCCATGCCTTGCTCTTCCATAGATGCGATGGCTGCGCCGGCGTTACCATCGTTTGATGATACAACACCCTGAACTTTGTTGCTCAGCTGGGTCAACGCATGGTCCATCGAGCGGCGTGCAATGGCCGGATCCCAACCGGGAGTCCAGTTTTCATACCCCAGAACACGTTCACCAGAGTCAAACAAAGGCTGCAAAGCAGAGATCTGGCCCGCTGCAATTACACCTGCGTTTGGATCTGTTGGCGAGCCCTTCAGCATAACCAGAGTATCGCCGGACTTGGTGTTGTCGACAACGTGCTGGGCTTGTGCTGCACCGGTCGCAAACACATCGGCCTGAACCCAGAACTTTGTGTTCGGGGAATTGATCATGCGATCATAGGCAATCGTCGGCACGCCCTCTTCTGCAGCTGTATCTGCGATAATTGCAGAGCTTTCGCCGTCAATTGGGATAACCACGAGCACTTTTGCGCCCTGTGTCAAAGCCTGCTCTGCCTGACGTCGCGGCACAGAAGTGTCATTGTTGGCGTTGAAGACTTCAACCTTAAGATCTGGTGCAATTTCTTTCATTTTATCCAGAAATGCAGCGGCATCCTGCTGTTCCCAACGTAGGTTCACGTTCTCGGGCAATAGCAAAGCAACAGTATCTGCGGAAACTGCGGTTGCCGCAGATTTGCACCGGCCAAGTCGCTAAATTGGGACCCATATCACCCGCAATGTAACGCTTTGATTAATCCAATTCGGTCCAAGGCCATGGCTTCACGTTGCTTGCCGCGGTTTGATATCTGGCGGCTTTTGCCATCCAGATTCCCAAATCGGTCCCAAACTCGGCCAAACGCTCGTTGGGTTGTTTGTTGCTGACCAACATGACGAGAAACTGAATAACGGTCACCACGCCCAAAATGGTTTGTGCAAATGAGATCATGACGGCGATCAAGAGCATAAAAATCAAGCGCCAGAGCATGTTATCGGGTTGTTCCGGCTCAAATTGCTCTCCATGCAGGCGGCCTTCGATTTTTGTTTCGTCTTGGTCCACGTCATTCACCCTTGTTACAGTCACTGCGCGCGGCAAATAGATCACCCCTCGCGCTTCGTTGCAACATTAGGTGGTCATGAATTTCCAAGTTAAAAGAGCAAAAACCAAGAGATATAGAAATCAATCCGGTCTTTCGTGGCTGCGCAAAACTCAGCGCGCCTCGCGCTCTGGGCAGGTGGTGTTGCCTGCCTGGCGCTTGGCACTGTGACAAAGATTTAATTGTACAATTTGTACAACTCAGCCGCTGAAACGTACGATTCGCGCGTCTGACGTGCGATCAACACGCGGCCATCAGCCGATACACAATTTGCGCCGCAGTAAAATCCCAAGCGGCGTTGCCGTCGGGCGCAAATTCGACCACATCCAGTCCCACGCAATTGCGGCCCTGAAGCGCGTGTTCAACCAGGCGCAACGCTTGGTAATACCCAAGTCCGCCGGGCACAGGCGTGCCAGTGGCGGGCATTTGGCTGGGATCAAGCCCATCAACATCAAAGCTGACATAGATATCTTGCGGGAAATCATCTGGCAGATCGACGGCGTGGATATTGTCGACAACCAACTCTTCGGCGTCTTTGAAAAACACACCATTTTTGGTGCGACTGTCTTGTTCCTGCTGACATAGGGCGCGCACGCCAAACTGCGCGAGTTTCAGGCCCTCTTGGGACAAGAGATGCATGACAGAGGCATGGCTGTGTGTGTTGCCCTGATAGGCCACACGCAGATCGGCGTGGGCATCAATTTGCACGATGCCGATGGGCCGCTTTAACGCACGCGCGACCCCCATGACGGCGCCATAACTAAGGGAATGTTCGCCCCCTAATGTGACGGGTATTTTTCCAGCATTCACAGCAGCTTCGGTGCGCTTTGCTATGCGCTCCATGACACTTGGAAGCGCGCCGGTACAGTCAATGGGGGCTTCTGTTTTGATCCCCTGTGCGCAGGGCTCTGACCCGTTGGTCAAACGCTCTAATTCGTTGGATGCGCTGATGATGGCCGCCGGGCCATTTGCCGTGCCCGCTCCATAAGAGACCGTGCGTTCAAGCGGCACGGGAATAACGCGGAATTTGGCCGTTTCAGCGCGTTCCAGGACGGTGAGTTCACTCTCTAGAAAGGAATTCATGGTTAGACTTTCACGACAGGCGATTTTTGAAATCAGAATAGGAGAATTGTTTGACGATCTGTAGATCATCGGTGCGGCTGTTCCAAAGCGCAATTGTGGGCAACGGCACGCCATTAAAGGTGTTGGTTTTCACCATGGAGTAATGCGCCTGATCCAAAAAGGCAAAACGCTGACCAATTGTAAGCGGTTGATCCCAAGTGTAGTCGCCAATGACATCGCCCGCGAGACAGCTTGGGCCCCCAAGGCGATAGCTGTGGCCGGTCTTTGCTTCGCCCAGCATGGCAGGCCGATACGGGGCTTCGATCACGTCGGGCATGTGGCAGGTGGCAGAGATGTCGGTGATGGCAATATTGGTGCTATTGTGAAAGGTATCGAGGACTTCGCCGATTAAAATACCCGCATCAAGGGCAATGGCCTCGCCCGGTTCGATGATCACATCGACGTTGTACTTGTTGCGGATATCTTTGAGCAGATGGATCAACACCTCACGATCGTAATCGGCGCGAGTGATGTGATGACCACCGCCAAAATTCAGCCATTTCAATTGGTTGAAATAGGGCAGCAATTTGTATTCTACCGCGGACCAGACATGCATGAGCGGTTGCACACCTTGTTCACACAGTGTGTGAATGTGGATGCCATCAACGCCCTTGAGCGCATGGGGCGTCAGTTGGCTGATGGGGGTGCCAAGGCGGGAACAGGGGGCAGACGGGTCGTATTTGGCAACCTCGCCCACTGAGTATTCAGGGTTGATGCGCAGACCTACTTGTACACCGGCGGCTTGGCATTTGGCTAAAAAGCGGTCTTTTTGTGCGGGACTGTTAAAGATGACGTGATCTGATAGGGCAATTATTTCGTCGATCTCGGCCTCTTTGTAGGCCGCGCAAAAGGTTGCAACTTTGCCGCCGTATTCTTGGCGCGCGAGCCTTGCCTCGTAAAGGCCACTGGCACAGGTGCCCGGCAGGTATTGGCGGATCAGCGGTGCCAGCGAGTACATGGAAAAGGCTTTGAGCGCCGCCAATACGCTTGCACCAGACCGGTCAGCGACATCTTTGAGAAGGCTTAAATTGCGTTCAACCGCCACCTGATCGACGACAAAACACGGCGAGGGCACGCGCGCCAGATCAAAGTTGCGAAAGGCACCAGGATCGCCGGCTTGGGTGGTCATCATGTCAGACATTTTTGCGCCTTATAAGTTGGCCGGGGGCCAGCCCCCTAGGTCGAATTTGGAAAAATTCGACCACCCCCGGAGTATTTTAAGAAAGATGAACAGGGGCACCGCGCGAAAGCGGCACCCGTGGGTTGTTTAGAAATCAACCGGGCCATCAAGTTCATGCACTTGCCAAGGCAGGCCCTGGGTGTTGAGCATGTCCATGAAGTCATCCGGATCAAGTTGTTCCATATTCCAGACGCCGGGCTGTTTCCAATTGCCTTTCAAAAGCTGCGCTGCGCCAATCATCGCTGGCACGCCAGTTGTATAGGAGACCGCTTGGGAGCCAACCTCGGCATAGCATTCTTCGTGATCGCAGATGTTGTAGATATAAAAGGTTTTTTCACCGGAACCATCTTTGGCCTGACCCGTGGCGATGTCGCCAATACAGGCTTTGCCTTTGGTCAATGCGCCCAGATCGCCGGGATCGGGCAGCAGGGTTTTCAGGAATTGGATTGGGATGATTTCCTGACCATTATGCATCACCGGATCAATGCGTGTCATGCCGACGTTT is a window of Cognatishimia sp. WU-CL00825 DNA encoding:
- a CDS encoding ABC transporter permease produces the protein MQSEVKLTFVDRLRIMRETKFGTFVPGLLALAAIWTYFGLAVPLYEYLSDPSAEEIRYIFIRPRNIYNLFMQSAVIATLAVGITIVLLLVDIDLSAAATAGVCVALLGVLVLAGVPGWLACLIVIAVGAVMGAAQGLLVAYVGIPSFVVTLAGLLGYQGLMQKILPTGNLNVGDPFVRAIARVLLPDFWGLVIAALLVVFVAAMALRRQAQRKALHLELDSNATLWGQVAFFACLIFAAVLTMNAYRSLPLLILLLMALIGWITTSTPYGRSIFAVGGNAESARRVGMDVKRIRVSAFAIVGILAAIGGIFGASRFGSVSYTAFAGGSLLLESIGAAVIGGTSLFGGQGSVWNAILGALVIGSLGNGLDLSGASAADKLMFSRAILLLAVATDAVSRSGNVSGR
- a CDS encoding DUF4389 domain-containing protein, giving the protein MDQDETKIEGRLHGEQFEPEQPDNMLWRLIFMLLIAVMISFAQTILGVVTVIQFLVMLVSNKQPNERLAEFGTDLGIWMAKAARYQTAASNVKPWPWTELD
- a CDS encoding GMC family oxidoreductase N-terminal domain-containing protein; translated protein: MRKLGQTLAKGFNEKGWHWWPSDVSSLSQDHDGRQKCVNAGTCDLGCAAGAKGGTNFTYWPILENAGVELRTNSRVAEILVDANTGLANGVLYFDAKGQLQEQSAEMVVVACNGVGTPRLLLNSKSKAFPDCLANRSGLVGKNLMFHPLTGVAGVFEEPMKGHEGPMACSILSQKFYESDPSRGFVRGYGLHSGRSTTPMTFAFWGGYGIDKPIPWGN
- the nspC gene encoding carboxynorspermidine decarboxylase; the protein is MSDMMTTQAGDPGAFRNFDLARVPSPCFVVDQVAVERNLSLLKDVADRSGASVLAALKAFSMYSLAPLIRQYLPGTCASGLYEARLARQEYGGKVATFCAAYKEAEIDEIIALSDHVIFNSPAQKDRFLAKCQAAGVQVGLRINPEYSVGEVAKYDPSAPCSRLGTPISQLTPHALKGVDGIHIHTLCEQGVQPLMHVWSAVEYKLLPYFNQLKWLNFGGGHHITRADYDREVLIHLLKDIRNKYNVDVIIEPGEAIALDAGILIGEVLDTFHNSTNIAITDISATCHMPDVIEAPYRPAMLGEAKTGHSYRLGGPSCLAGDVIGDYTWDQPLTIGQRFAFLDQAHYSMVKTNTFNGVPLPTIALWNSRTDDLQIVKQFSYSDFKNRLS
- a CDS encoding ATP-binding cassette domain-containing protein, coding for MAANLFLGAEPVKSGWGFLPRFLHPIDDLQMEVKAQRAIDRLEVRALQSVRATVGGLSGGQRQAIAIARAVGAESSVVMLDEPTAALGVAQTCQVLNVVKRLRETNHAVIYISHNMRDIFEIADRICVIRHGGNVAIRNTADTTPDEIVVAMTRGIDEAKNAV
- a CDS encoding substrate-binding domain-containing protein, with the translated sequence MNLRWEQQDAAAFLDKMKEIAPDLKVEVFNANNDTSVPRRQAEQALTQGAKVLVVIPIDGESSAIIADTAAEEGVPTIAYDRMINSPNTKFWVQADVFATGAAQAQHVVDNTKSGDTLVMLKGSPTDPNAGVIAAGQISALQPLFDSGERVLGYENWTPGWDPAIARRSMDHALTQLSNKVQGVVSSNDGNAGAAIASMEEQGMAGTVPVSGLDCPSTTVDVAWQADPMWLASFARNWCSSRSHPAFDQRSRHI
- the speB gene encoding agmatinase — protein: MNSFLESELTVLERAETAKFRVIPVPLERTVSYGAGTANGPAAIISASNELERLTNGSEPCAQGIKTEAPIDCTGALPSVMERIAKRTEAAVNAGKIPVTLGGEHSLSYGAVMGVARALKRPIGIVQIDAHADLRVAYQGNTHSHASVMHLLSQEGLKLAQFGVRALCQQEQDSRTKNGVFFKDAEELVVDNIHAVDLPDDFPQDIYVSFDVDGLDPSQMPATGTPVPGGLGYYQALRLVEHALQGRNCVGLDVVEFAPDGNAAWDFTAAQIVYRLMAAC